Proteins encoded by one window of Scatophagus argus isolate fScaArg1 chromosome 8, fScaArg1.pri, whole genome shotgun sequence:
- the LOC124063054 gene encoding cyclin-dependent kinase 16-like isoform X5, which yields MDMSGNPQGCSARAPSVGDSRMGEARMGEGMRMGERDTPLRLSPFRMLRVLDSCRPPGNRIGIVHENVKMGSDGESDQASGTSSDEVQSPVRVRMRNNHHRRISNEDINKRLSLPADIRLPEGYLEKFAMNSPPFDKPMSRRLRRASLSEIGFGKLETYIKLDKLGEGTYATVFKGRSKLTDNLVALKEIRLEHEEGAPCTAIREVSLLKDLKHANIVTLHDIIHTDKCLTLVFEYLEKDLKQYMDDCGSIMSVHNVKIFLFQLLRGLAYCHRRKVLHRDLKPQNLLINEKGELKLADFGLARAKSVPTKTYSNEVVTLWYRPPDVLLGSTEYSTPIDMWGVGCIFYEMITGRPLFPGSTVEDELHLIFRILGTPTEETWPGITTCEEFKTYSFPQYQAEPLVNHAPRIDNDGHDLLSVLLQFEAKKRVSAEDALRHSYFRSLGEQVQTLADTASIFSVKGIQLQRDPGKRSSVYPESAMAHKLGSAPSQYFQREAANPRAQSHNLSYTSTG from the exons ATGGACATGTCAGGCAACCCCCAGGGGTGCTCTGCTCGTGCTCCCAGTGTGGGAGACTCAAGGATGGGGGAGGCTAGAATGGGAGAGGGGATGAGAATGGGGGAGAGGGACACCCCACTGAGGCTGTCACCTTTCCGAATGCTTCGAGTTCTGGACTCATGTCGTCCTCCAGGAAATCGAATTG GTATCGTCCATGAGAATGTGAAGATGGGTTCAGATGGGGAGAGCGACCAGGCATCTGGGACGTCTTCTGATGAGGTCCAAAGTCCAGTCAGGGTCCGTATGAGGAACAACCACCATCGGCGCATCTCTAATGAG GACATAAACAAACGTTTGTCTCTCCCAGCTGATATCAGGCTACCGGAGGGCTACTTGGAGAAGTTTGCCATGAACAGCCCCCCCTTCGACAAGCCCATGAGCCGCAGGCTACGGCGAGCTTCACTG TCTGAAATCGGCTTTGGGAAACTTGAGACCTACATCAAACTGGACAAACTTGGAGAG gGGACTTATGCTACAGTGTTTAAGGGGCGAAGCAAGTTAACAGACAATTTAGTAGCTCTGAAAGAGATCCGACTGGAGCATGAGGAGGGTGCGCCCTGCACGGCTATCCGAGAAG TATCTCTACTGAAAGACTTGAAGCATGCCAATATTGTCACTCTCCATGACATTATCCACACTGACAAGTGCCTGACACTCGTGTTTGAGTACCTG GAAAAAGATCTGAAGCAGTACATGGATGACTGTGGGAGCATCATGAGTGTTCACAATGTCAAG ATATTCCTGTTCCAGCTGTTAAGAGGTCTGGCGTACTGCCACAGAAGGAAGGTCCTTCACAGAGACCTCAAACCCCAGAACCTGCTCATCAATGAAAAAGGAGAGCTCAAACTAGCGGACTTTG GTTTGGCACGAGCCAAGTCTGTTCCTACAAAAACCTACTCCAACGAAGTCGTGACATTATGGTACCGACCGCCTGATGTGCTCCTAGGCTCCACTGAGTACTCTACACCCATTGACATGTG GGGTGTGGGCTGTATCTTTTATGAGATGATCACTGGTAGACCTCTCTTCCCTGGATCGACTGTGGAGGATGAGCTTCACCTCATATTTCGCATCCTTG GCACTCCGACAGAAGAGACTTGGCCTGGTATCACCACCTGTGAGGAGTTTAAGACATACAGTTTCCCCCAGTATCAAGCAGAGCCCCTCGTCAATCACGCACCAAG AATAGACAACGATGGTCACGACTTGCTTTCAGTGCTTCTACAG tTTGAGGCTAAGAAGCGAGTATCAGCTGAGGATGCTCTCAGACATTCGTATTTCAGAAGCCTTGGGGAGCAGGTTCAAACACTTGCAGACA CTGCGTCCATCTTCTCTGTAAAAGGCATTCAGCTGCAGAGAGATCCGGGGAAGAGATCCTCAGTGTACCCAGAGTCAG CGATGGCCCATAAGCTAGGCTCTGCACCCTCGCAGTACTTCCAGAGAGAAGCAGCCAATCCCAGGGCTCAGAGTCACAATCTGTCCTACACTTCCACTGGCTGA
- the parapinopsina gene encoding parapinopsin a — MEHFAPHGNTSSSHSPVDTKLLTQTGYTILAVIMGVFSVAGILLNVLVIVVTVRHRQLRQPLSYALVNLAICDLGCAVFGGLPTTVTSAMGYFSLGRVGCVLEGFAVAFFGIASLCTIGVISVERYIVVCNPMGAVLFQTRHAVAGVVLSWVWSFVWNTPPLFGWGSFELEGVKTSCAPNWYSRDVGNMSYIVIYLFFCFAVPFSVITVSYSRLLWTLRQVTKLQVSEAGSTNRVEVQVARMVVVMVLAFLGTWLPYAAMALAVIMDSSLNIDPLIATIPVYLAKSSTVYNPIIYIFMNRQFRGYAVPIVLCGWNPWATDPQTSEGETTVTSLNKSQKVSPKGSLKE; from the exons ATGGAGCACTTTGCCCCACATGGAAACACCTCATCGTCTCACAGCCCAGTCGACACAAAGCTCCTGACTCAAACTGGCTACACAATACTGGCTGTAATCAtgggtgtgttttctgttgctggCATCCTCCTCAATGTCCTGGTGATTGTGGTGACAgtgagacacagacagctgaGACAGCCACTCAGCTATGCTCTGGTTAACCTGGCCATATGTGACCTGGGCTGTGCTGTTTTTGGAGGTCTACCCACCACAGTCACCAGTGCCATGGGATACTTCAGTCTGGGACGTGTGGGCTGCGTGTTAGAAGGTTTTGCTGTGGCCTTTTTTG GTATAGCAAGTCTGTGCACAATAGGAGTAATTTCTGTTGAACGCTACATCGTGGTGTGCAATCCCATGGGTGCGGTCCTGTTCCAGACCAG ACACGCAGTTGCCGGAGTGGTGCTGTCCTGGGTCTGGTCGTTTGTGTGGAACACTCCGCCTCTGTTTGGATGGGGAAGTTTTGAGCTGGAGGGAGTCAAGACCTCCTGCGCTCCTAACTGGTACAGCCGGGATGTTGGGAACATGTCTTACATTGTCATATaccttttcttttgctttgctgtgcCGTTCTCTGTCATCACCGTGTCTTACTCACGACTCTTGTGGACCCTCCGCCAG GTGACCAAGCTGCAGGTATCTGAGGCTGGCAGCACAAATCGTGTGGAGGTGCAGGTGGCCCGTATGGTAGTGGTGATGGTGTTGGCCTTCCTTGGGACCTGGCTGCCATATGCTGCCATGGCCCTTGCTGTCATAATGGACTCCAGTCTAAACATTGACCCCCTCATTGCTACCATACCTGTTTACTTGGCTAAAAGCAGCACTGTCTACAACCCCATCATATATATTTTCATGAACAGACAG TTTCGGGGATATGCTGTCCCTATTGTCTTGTGTGGATGGAACCCGTGGGCCACAGATCCACAAACCTCCGAGGGCGAGACCACGGTTACTTCTCTCAACAAGAGTCAAAAAGTCTCACCTAAAGGATCTTTGAAGGAATAA